From Dehalococcoidia bacterium, a single genomic window includes:
- a CDS encoding DUF3179 domain-containing protein → MPKLWITTLAAVSLIALAVACSSGESETPQQPEPQEAPTSPPVTSAAQPTTAPPTAASAASVPATVAPTSTAAPTAAAASPSSSDASAPATVASEDEERELKIVTLLPFDAIPAILDPEFVSAEEASEDLEDHNLVLGLSINDDHRAYSIPALSSHEIVNDVVGGKPVAVTW, encoded by the coding sequence ATGCCCAAACTATGGATAACTACACTGGCGGCAGTCAGTCTCATCGCGCTGGCGGTTGCCTGTTCTAGTGGTGAGAGTGAGACTCCGCAGCAGCCGGAGCCTCAGGAAGCACCGACTTCGCCGCCCGTAACTAGCGCTGCTCAACCCACAACGGCGCCTCCTACGGCTGCCTCAGCGGCATCAGTTCCCGCTACGGTGGCACCGACATCTACGGCAGCGCCAACGGCCGCGGCTGCGAGTCCGTCATCGTCTGATGCGTCTGCCCCGGCCACCGTCGCGTCTGAGGACGAGGAGCGCGAACTCAAGATCGTAACGCTCCTGCCCTTCGACGCGATTCCGGCGATACTCGATCCGGAGTTCGTCAGCGCCGAAGAAGCGTCTGAGGACCTCGAAGACCACAATCTAGTTCTCGGACTCTCGATCAATGACGACCACCGAGCGTACTCGATTCCGGCCCTCAGCTCACACGAGATAGTCAACGACGTAGTTGGCGGTAAACCTGTTGCGGTGACGTGGTGA
- a CDS encoding DUF3179 domain-containing protein produces the protein MYSRTIGDEEYTFGVSGKLIMNALVMYDHQTRTLWSQFLRKGVEGELKDVELDVVPVTQTTWGTWKELHPDTKVMSTGGLGSYDNYNGYYMSNRKGVIGQAFEDDRLTDKQLVVGVDFNGVTKAYPTATLLNTPVVNDDVGGQPALVYMDGPTGTALVFDRTVDGRTLTFSIDGEKNGIQTKLVDEETGTVWSAFSGLAVEGELSGARLERLPSHLSFWFAWTDWYRDTELFTG, from the coding sequence GTGTATAGCCGCACCATCGGAGACGAAGAGTACACTTTCGGCGTATCCGGCAAGCTGATCATGAACGCGCTGGTGATGTACGACCACCAGACCCGCACTCTCTGGAGCCAGTTCCTCAGAAAGGGCGTGGAGGGCGAACTCAAGGACGTGGAGTTGGACGTGGTACCCGTGACCCAGACGACGTGGGGGACATGGAAGGAGCTTCATCCTGATACGAAGGTCATGTCTACAGGTGGCCTGGGCAGCTATGACAACTACAACGGCTACTACATGAGCAACAGGAAGGGCGTGATCGGACAGGCATTCGAGGACGACAGGCTTACCGACAAGCAGCTGGTCGTGGGCGTGGACTTCAACGGCGTCACTAAGGCCTATCCGACGGCGACCCTGCTGAATACTCCAGTTGTCAACGATGACGTAGGCGGACAGCCCGCGCTGGTGTACATGGACGGTCCGACCGGAACGGCGCTGGTCTTCGACCGCACCGTAGACGGCCGTACACTGACCTTCTCGATCGACGGAGAGAAGAACGGAATCCAGACGAAGCTGGTGGACGAGGAGACCGGCACGGTCTGGTCGGCGTTCAGCGGTCTGGCCGTAGAGGGCGAGTTGTCCGGAGCGAGGCTTGAGCGTCTTCCATCGCACCTGTCATTCTGGTTTGCGTGGACGGACTGGTACCGCGACACGGAGCTGTTCACGGGTTGA
- a CDS encoding arylsulfatase, which produces MSEDASGRPNIIVILVDDMGYSDIGCFGSEIRTPNLDSLASGGLRFSQMYNSARCCPSRAALLTGLNPHQAGVGHMVANLGVPEYQGYLKDNAVTIAEALKADGYSTFMAGKWHVGGDYNLANPDSWTPSAPGFPTPTQRGFDRYYGILTGAGNFYFPKTLMDQDTLVPLTELDDFYLTDAISHNAVGMIGEAVEKESPFFMYVAYTAPHWPLHALEEDVARYEGQYRGGWEELRTSRHENLKAEGVLDEKWEISPRDADSPPWDEVDDTDWQDIRMAVYAAQVDRVDQGVGRILAALRSAGVDDNTLIMFLSDNGGCAEFLAEDGSLPQPSRYSGTNPDGTPVVVGNVPGLRPGGAETFMSYDLPWANASNTPFRRFKRWTHEGGISTPFILSWPDRISEPGIVHSPIHLIDIMPTCLEAAGASHPTERAGQATIPLEGESMLPAIERRNWERERPIVWEHEGSRAVRQGQWKLVSAIGGGWELYDMERDRTELNDLYTGNRPKAQELERIYEEWAERCGVLPWPVINPGWNPVMRSGSAHMSG; this is translated from the coding sequence ATGTCCGAAGACGCATCCGGCAGACCTAACATCATCGTCATCCTGGTGGATGACATGGGCTACTCGGACATTGGATGCTTCGGGTCCGAGATTCGAACGCCCAACCTGGACTCGCTTGCGTCGGGCGGGCTGCGGTTCTCGCAGATGTACAACTCGGCGCGCTGCTGCCCGTCCAGGGCTGCGCTGCTGACAGGGCTCAATCCGCACCAGGCAGGCGTCGGTCACATGGTGGCGAACCTCGGGGTGCCTGAGTACCAGGGATACCTGAAGGATAACGCTGTCACTATTGCCGAGGCACTCAAGGCCGACGGCTACTCCACGTTCATGGCCGGTAAGTGGCACGTGGGCGGCGACTACAACCTGGCGAATCCAGACTCGTGGACGCCATCTGCTCCCGGATTCCCAACTCCGACTCAGCGCGGCTTCGACCGCTACTACGGTATTCTCACCGGCGCGGGGAACTTCTACTTCCCGAAGACGCTCATGGACCAGGACACGCTCGTGCCGCTGACCGAGCTCGACGACTTCTACCTCACCGACGCAATCAGCCACAACGCGGTTGGCATGATTGGCGAGGCTGTCGAGAAGGAAAGCCCGTTCTTCATGTACGTCGCATACACCGCGCCGCACTGGCCGCTGCACGCGCTCGAAGAGGACGTAGCACGCTACGAGGGTCAGTACCGAGGCGGCTGGGAAGAGCTGCGCACCAGCCGACATGAGAACCTGAAGGCCGAGGGTGTGTTGGACGAGAAATGGGAGATCAGTCCGCGAGATGCCGACAGTCCTCCCTGGGATGAAGTTGACGACACGGACTGGCAGGACATCCGCATGGCGGTGTACGCCGCGCAGGTCGACCGCGTCGACCAGGGGGTGGGTAGGATACTTGCAGCCCTGCGGTCGGCGGGAGTCGACGACAATACGCTCATCATGTTCCTGTCGGACAACGGCGGCTGTGCCGAGTTCCTTGCAGAGGACGGCAGCCTGCCTCAGCCTTCGAGGTACAGCGGGACCAACCCTGACGGCACGCCGGTCGTCGTCGGCAACGTCCCTGGACTCCGGCCCGGTGGGGCAGAGACCTTCATGAGCTACGACCTGCCGTGGGCGAACGCCTCCAATACCCCGTTCCGCCGGTTCAAGCGTTGGACGCACGAGGGTGGGATATCCACACCATTCATACTGAGCTGGCCGGACAGGATAAGCGAACCCGGCATCGTGCACTCGCCCATTCACCTCATCGACATAATGCCGACGTGCCTGGAGGCTGCCGGGGCGAGCCATCCGACCGAGCGCGCCGGACAGGCGACCATTCCGCTGGAAGGCGAGAGCATGCTGCCCGCCATAGAGCGCAGGAACTGGGAGCGCGAGCGTCCGATAGTGTGGGAGCATGAGGGGAGCAGGGCGGTGAGGCAGGGACAGTGGAAGCTGGTGTCTGCCATCGGCGGCGGCTGGGAACTGTACGACATGGAACGCGACCGCACTGAGCTTAACGACCTGTACACTGGGAACAGGCCGAAGGCGCAGGAGCTCGAGAGGATTTACGAAGAGTGGGCAGAGCGATGCGGAGTGCTCCCGTGGCCGGTCATAAATCCAGGCTGGAACCCCGTGATGAGGTCCGGCAGCGCCCATATGTCCGGCTGA
- the sppA gene encoding signal peptide peptidase SppA — translation MIVARVVNKIAVVEIHGGIGGKVKSPDMEKLVNRILEDKRMRAVVLDIDSPGGDAAASDYIYRALKRIARRRPLVASIRGIGASGGYMIACAAHQIVAAPGSLVGSIGVISVRPALQELLERAGIGVNVNKSGEFKDMGAPWRETTPEEEAKLQELIDDMYSSFVSIVSESRNIEEERVREIATGEVYLATRAAELGLVDEVGDLDRALDMASKAAGTSKRTVYMRPQRNFMERLMGPLTDSLVGSIAADVERRLWQGRHGM, via the coding sequence ATGATAGTTGCCAGAGTGGTCAACAAGATCGCGGTCGTCGAGATTCACGGCGGAATCGGCGGCAAGGTGAAGTCGCCGGACATGGAGAAGCTGGTCAACCGCATCCTCGAGGACAAGCGGATGCGCGCAGTGGTGCTCGATATCGACTCCCCCGGTGGAGATGCGGCGGCATCAGACTACATCTACCGAGCGCTCAAGAGAATCGCACGCCGGAGGCCGCTGGTCGCAAGCATACGCGGAATTGGCGCGTCGGGCGGCTACATGATCGCCTGCGCGGCGCACCAGATCGTGGCTGCGCCAGGATCGCTCGTCGGGTCGATCGGCGTGATCTCGGTAAGGCCCGCGCTTCAGGAGCTGCTGGAACGCGCCGGGATCGGCGTTAACGTCAACAAGAGCGGCGAGTTCAAGGACATGGGCGCGCCGTGGCGGGAGACGACCCCTGAGGAAGAGGCGAAGCTGCAGGAGCTCATAGACGACATGTACAGCTCGTTCGTGAGCATCGTCTCAGAGAGCCGCAACATCGAAGAGGAGCGCGTGCGGGAGATCGCGACCGGCGAGGTGTACCTTGCAACGCGGGCCGCAGAGCTTGGGCTCGTAGACGAGGTCGGCGACCTCGACCGTGCGCTCGACATGGCCTCCAAGGCGGCCGGGACTTCCAAGAGAACGGTGTACATGAGGCCGCAGCGCAACTTCATGGAAAGACTGATGGGCCCCCTGACCGACAGCCTGGTCGGCTCCATTGCCGCAGACGTGGAAAGACGACTGTGGCAGGGCCGCCACGGCATGTAG
- a CDS encoding aldo/keto reductase yields MHYRTLGRTGLRVSLLSQGTGGPSQFGQHRGATQAEQDRLIHKCLDLGINLFDTHEGYGDSEEILGRSLSGIPRDRYVLVTKWTYPRDGDPTADPEDLARSVENSLRRLNTDHIDVMMLHGLRPWRSTARCSSVCVSRARSATGDSA; encoded by the coding sequence ATGCACTACCGCACTCTCGGCAGGACAGGCCTAAGGGTCTCTCTCCTCAGCCAGGGCACTGGCGGTCCAAGCCAGTTCGGACAGCACCGGGGGGCGACCCAGGCGGAGCAGGACAGGCTCATCCACAAGTGCCTCGATCTCGGAATCAACCTGTTCGACACCCACGAGGGATACGGAGACAGTGAGGAGATCCTGGGACGTTCCCTGAGTGGCATTCCCAGAGACCGCTACGTGCTCGTCACCAAGTGGACGTACCCCAGGGACGGAGACCCGACAGCAGACCCGGAGGACCTTGCACGCTCTGTCGAGAACAGCCTGCGCAGGCTCAACACCGACCATATCGACGTGATGATGCTGCACGGTCTCCGGCCGTGGAGAAGTACGGCCCGGTGTTCGAGCGTCTGCGTGAGCAGGGCAAGATCGGCCACCGGGGATTCAGCCTGA
- a CDS encoding aldo/keto reductase, giving the protein MFERLREQGKIGHRGFSLRYIVDPDQQGALAGLTRAPEFWDVVMLKFGILNQWMAREVLPLALAHNVGILNMAAVRIRLPKPDLLEETIAEWKSRGLLSRDSIPDRDPLGWLVRDDVDSVISAAYKFAADHPAITSVITGTSNLRHMESNVRAMERPYLREADRVRLERIFGHIKEYA; this is encoded by the coding sequence GTGTTCGAGCGTCTGCGTGAGCAGGGCAAGATCGGCCACCGGGGATTCAGCCTGAGATACATCGTCGACCCAGACCAGCAGGGCGCGCTGGCGGGGCTGACACGTGCGCCTGAATTCTGGGATGTAGTCATGCTGAAGTTCGGCATCCTGAACCAGTGGATGGCGCGGGAGGTGCTGCCGCTGGCGCTCGCGCACAACGTCGGGATCCTGAACATGGCGGCTGTCAGGATCAGGCTGCCGAAACCCGACCTGCTCGAGGAGACAATCGCCGAGTGGAAATCACGAGGGCTGCTGTCACGCGACTCTATTCCAGACAGGGACCCGCTTGGATGGCTCGTACGAGACGACGTGGACTCGGTAATCAGCGCAGCGTACAAGTTCGCGGCAGACCACCCGGCGATAACGAGTGTCATCACGGGCACATCGAACCTGCGGCACATGGAATCCAATGTAAGGGCGATGGAGCGTCCGTACCTCCGGGAGGCTGACCGTGTCCGATTGGAGCGCATCTTCGGGCACATCAAGGAGTACGCGTAA
- a CDS encoding MFS transporter, producing the protein RSRAGCDSIDSHVVPTGTDTPADSPDVKSLVPTPDVGGTENDVAAMPSVEAVAETPAATADVKTLVPEDSPAAELTGAIETPSRRRFRPHIRRPHIKPVHMPVRVRTFDSLRYRSYVFIWLATVFSSAGFWLQQVVVGWLTYEVTASAFWTSLALGLDALPILLVGPLGGVLVDSFDRKKLLAFVYGYQAVVTTIFAIVAITGNLEVWHIFAFIFFMGLSWVISDPARMSLIPNIVPKENLVNAFALNSMAFSVTRLGIPALGGVLIVVIGTGPTLLLEAAFQVCAVCTALFLNVRKTDRPALRLPTVFSDLRDGARYVLSQPLLIGLFTLTAMPALLIMPSIQGLLPVYAAEVFNVDAKGLGLLLSAVGAGSTIGTFVLASMGEIKAKNIVMLGAALALALTTALFSINAFFPTAYLNLMVISAAMMTLFSVSSATVQSTVPDHYRGRVSGLYMLAWGLFPFGSLGAGFLAERFGAPHATQIAAGTMLVLFALAVWRIRSLRQIS; encoded by the coding sequence CTCGCAGTCGTGCTGGCTGCGATTCTATTGATTCACACGTAGTACCAACCGGTACAGATACGCCTGCCGACTCCCCCGATGTGAAGAGTCTCGTGCCGACGCCTGACGTCGGCGGCACTGAGAACGATGTCGCGGCAATGCCATCGGTGGAGGCCGTTGCTGAAACGCCTGCGGCCACTGCCGACGTAAAGACCCTGGTTCCGGAGGATTCACCGGCGGCTGAACTGACGGGCGCTATAGAGACGCCATCCCGGCGCAGGTTCCGGCCGCACATCAGGCGTCCACACATCAAACCTGTACATATGCCCGTGCGGGTGCGCACTTTCGACTCCCTGCGCTACCGGAGCTACGTGTTCATCTGGCTGGCTACCGTATTCTCGTCTGCCGGATTCTGGCTGCAGCAGGTCGTTGTCGGCTGGCTGACGTACGAGGTCACCGCATCGGCGTTCTGGACGAGCCTTGCGCTGGGTCTCGACGCCCTCCCCATCCTGCTGGTCGGTCCCTTAGGCGGTGTGCTCGTAGACAGCTTCGACAGGAAGAAGCTGCTCGCATTCGTATATGGGTACCAGGCCGTAGTTACGACAATCTTCGCGATAGTCGCCATCACCGGAAACCTCGAAGTGTGGCACATCTTCGCCTTCATATTCTTCATGGGGCTGTCGTGGGTTATCAGCGATCCCGCGCGAATGTCTCTCATCCCCAACATCGTTCCGAAAGAGAACCTCGTCAACGCCTTCGCGTTGAACTCGATGGCGTTCTCAGTGACACGGCTGGGGATACCGGCACTGGGCGGCGTACTGATAGTAGTCATCGGGACCGGCCCAACCCTGCTGCTCGAAGCCGCCTTTCAGGTGTGTGCGGTGTGCACTGCACTCTTCCTGAACGTGCGCAAGACGGACAGGCCGGCGTTGAGACTGCCTACGGTGTTCTCAGATCTGCGTGATGGGGCCCGCTACGTTCTCAGCCAGCCGCTGCTGATCGGGCTGTTCACTCTGACAGCCATGCCGGCACTGCTCATAATGCCTTCGATACAGGGGCTGTTGCCGGTGTACGCTGCCGAGGTGTTCAACGTGGACGCCAAGGGGCTGGGGCTGCTGCTGTCGGCTGTCGGGGCCGGTTCGACGATTGGCACGTTCGTACTCGCCTCCATGGGTGAGATAAAGGCGAAGAACATCGTGATGCTAGGGGCGGCCCTGGCGCTGGCGCTGACGACGGCGCTGTTCTCCATCAACGCATTCTTCCCGACTGCCTATCTGAACCTGATGGTTATCAGCGCGGCAATGATGACTCTCTTCTCAGTCAGCAGCGCCACCGTCCAGAGCACGGTACCCGACCACTACAGGGGGAGGGTATCCGGTCTGTACATGCTGGCGTGGGGGCTGTTCCCGTTTGGCAGCCTTGGCGCGGGGTTCCTGGCAGAGCGGTTTGGCGCGCCTCACGCCACGCAGATCGCGGCTGGAACGATGCTGGTGCTGTTTGCGCTGGCGGTGTGGAGGATCAGGTCTTTGAGGCAGATCAGCTAG
- the mazG gene encoding nucleoside triphosphate pyrophosphohydrolase produces MKDSSFPSSFEGIQQLVATLRSPGGCPWDREQSADSLKHLFLEECYELVEAIEEGDVEKIAEELGDVLFHGASQIQIAEEQGDFSGSDVFQQVIEKLVRRHPHVFGDDVMENAEEAVPRWDEIKRQEMAGTDRSILDGVPKAMPAMGYAQAVQGRAARRGFDWDDYAGVLEKVAEELRELEEVENDDAREMELGDVLFSVVNASRWMGIEAETALRKSNRRFYSRFTTMERLARDRGLDFESLSLDAKEDLWQEAKRGESSQ; encoded by the coding sequence GTGAAAGACAGCAGTTTCCCAAGCAGTTTCGAGGGGATCCAGCAGCTCGTCGCGACGCTGCGCTCTCCCGGCGGCTGTCCCTGGGACAGGGAGCAGTCAGCCGACTCTCTCAAGCACCTATTTCTGGAGGAGTGCTACGAGCTCGTGGAGGCCATCGAAGAGGGCGACGTGGAGAAGATAGCCGAAGAACTCGGTGACGTTCTCTTCCACGGCGCGTCTCAGATCCAGATAGCTGAAGAGCAGGGCGACTTCAGCGGCTCTGACGTCTTCCAGCAGGTCATTGAAAAGCTGGTACGACGTCACCCGCATGTCTTCGGCGACGACGTGATGGAGAACGCCGAAGAGGCTGTACCCCGCTGGGATGAGATCAAGCGCCAGGAGATGGCAGGCACAGACAGGTCGATTCTGGACGGCGTTCCGAAAGCGATGCCTGCAATGGGATATGCCCAGGCCGTGCAGGGACGAGCGGCGCGCAGGGGATTCGACTGGGACGACTACGCCGGTGTGCTGGAGAAGGTCGCAGAGGAGCTTCGCGAACTGGAAGAGGTCGAGAATGACGACGCCCGCGAAATGGAGTTGGGCGACGTCTTGTTCTCAGTCGTCAACGCAAGCCGCTGGATGGGTATCGAAGCCGAGACCGCCCTACGAAAGTCCAATCGCAGGTTCTACTCCAGGTTCACGACGATGGAGCGCCTCGCACGCGACCGCGGCCTCGACTTCGAGTCGCTGTCTCTCGACGCCAAAGAAGACCTCTGGCAGGAAGCCAAGCGCGGCGAGTCCTCACAGTAA
- a CDS encoding TIGR01906 family membrane protein, whose product MIRNTTRAPLDSGFRRNDGGPQVFHLSVDTLSNSSIRCYRMTPRIDIAPTVKVLVAVLFIAMVPIFLIAFNVRWVINFPPLYSYGFDRYDIVRYTGIERDELISAGKQIRDYFNNGAELLEIRVAVGGVLVMNLYNEREVLHMRDVKGLVKGVYRVSEITGLFLALVVIGGFINWRRAFVPMLGSLIRWGGGVTLSLVVLVGLGALVGFDRLFLAFHLISFSNDLWQLDPRRDYLIAMFPQGFFFDATMLIALAVVVEAAILVIVPRFMSKATEAGREMAESDLVGEANAS is encoded by the coding sequence ATGATACGGAACACGACTCGTGCCCCTCTGGACTCCGGCTTTCGCCGGAATGACGGCGGCCCACAGGTGTTCCACCTGTCTGTTGACACCCTCTCGAACTCGTCCATAAGATGCTACCGCATGACGCCCCGGATTGACATCGCGCCGACGGTCAAGGTCTTGGTTGCCGTCCTATTCATCGCGATGGTGCCGATCTTTCTGATTGCGTTCAACGTCCGCTGGGTCATCAACTTCCCGCCCCTCTACTCATATGGATTCGACAGGTACGACATCGTGCGCTACACGGGAATCGAGCGCGACGAGCTGATCTCGGCGGGAAAGCAGATCAGGGACTACTTCAACAACGGCGCCGAGCTGCTCGAGATACGCGTGGCCGTTGGGGGAGTCCTCGTAATGAACCTCTACAACGAGCGCGAAGTGCTGCACATGCGGGACGTAAAGGGACTCGTAAAGGGCGTGTACCGGGTGTCGGAGATCACAGGCCTGTTCCTCGCACTGGTTGTCATCGGCGGCTTCATAAACTGGCGTCGTGCGTTTGTACCGATGTTGGGCTCGCTGATACGCTGGGGCGGCGGAGTGACGCTATCTCTGGTAGTGTTGGTCGGCCTGGGAGCCCTTGTCGGATTCGACAGGCTCTTCCTGGCGTTTCACCTGATCAGCTTTAGCAACGACCTGTGGCAGCTCGATCCCCGGCGCGACTACCTGATAGCGATGTTCCCGCAGGGGTTCTTCTTCGACGCAACCATGCTCATCGCACTGGCAGTGGTCGTTGAGGCAGCGATACTGGTGATCGTGCCGAGATTCATGTCGAAAGCGACCGAGGCCGGGCGGGAGATGGCAGAATCAGATCTGGTGGGGGAAGCAAATGCCAGTTAG
- a CDS encoding selenium-binding family protein: MATWTPDPTFYPSPKMAMDAPQEELAYVAIVNPKDDGKPDALGVLDVNPSSPTYQQVVGRMDMPTSGDELHHFGWNACSASLCPNMPHPHVERRYLLLGGLRSSNIFIVDTKDDPKNPKIAKVIKAEDFQKKTGYSRPHTVHCGPDAIYMNALGSPDGEGPGGIFMLDHETFEVKGKWEADRGPQVLSYDFWWHLNHDTMITSEWGTPKMVESGIVPELLLDGQYGHQLHVWDLRTRKHKQVIELGAQHQMALELRPAHDPRKAYGFVGVVTSLEDLSGSVFLWHQDGDEWAATKVIEVPAEPADPDLLPPLLKGFGAVPPVITDINLSLDDKFLYVSCWGTGEFRQYDVSDPFNPKLTGSVHMGGIVRKASHPNGTPLNGGPQMVEVSRDGRRIYLTNSLYIAWDEQLYPEGIRGWTTKINASPDGGMEVDPDFFMDFGDERPHQIRLEGGDSSSDSFCYPD; encoded by the coding sequence ATGGCCACCTGGACACCTGACCCGACCTTCTATCCGTCGCCCAAGATGGCGATGGATGCCCCGCAAGAAGAGCTAGCTTACGTAGCGATCGTCAACCCGAAGGACGACGGAAAACCGGACGCGCTTGGCGTCCTGGATGTCAATCCGTCATCCCCTACTTACCAACAGGTAGTCGGTCGGATGGACATGCCGACCTCAGGGGACGAGCTGCACCATTTCGGCTGGAACGCCTGCAGCGCATCGCTGTGCCCGAACATGCCTCATCCGCACGTCGAGCGCCGATACCTGCTGCTTGGTGGACTGAGATCGTCCAACATCTTCATCGTTGATACCAAAGACGATCCCAAGAACCCAAAGATCGCCAAAGTCATCAAGGCGGAAGATTTCCAGAAGAAGACCGGATACAGCCGCCCTCACACCGTCCATTGCGGACCGGACGCGATCTATATGAATGCCCTGGGTTCGCCGGATGGCGAAGGCCCGGGCGGGATTTTCATGCTCGACCACGAGACCTTCGAGGTAAAGGGCAAATGGGAAGCTGACAGAGGCCCACAGGTCCTGTCATACGACTTCTGGTGGCATCTCAACCACGACACCATGATCACGAGCGAGTGGGGGACTCCCAAGATGGTGGAGTCGGGAATCGTTCCCGAACTGCTTTTGGACGGTCAGTACGGGCACCAGTTGCACGTATGGGACCTCAGGACCCGCAAGCACAAGCAGGTCATCGAACTAGGAGCCCAGCATCAGATGGCGCTGGAACTCAGACCTGCGCACGACCCGCGCAAGGCGTATGGCTTCGTCGGGGTCGTCACCAGCCTTGAAGACCTGTCTGGCTCGGTCTTCCTGTGGCACCAGGATGGCGACGAGTGGGCAGCCACCAAGGTCATCGAAGTGCCGGCAGAGCCTGCCGACCCGGACCTGCTGCCTCCGCTGCTGAAGGGCTTCGGCGCAGTGCCGCCTGTGATCACCGACATCAACCTCAGCCTGGACGACAAGTTCCTGTACGTGTCTTGCTGGGGCACAGGGGAGTTCAGGCAGTACGATGTGTCTGACCCCTTCAACCCCAAGCTCACCGGCTCCGTTCACATGGGTGGAATCGTCAGGAAGGCTTCCCATCCGAACGGCACGCCACTGAACGGCGGACCGCAGATGGTCGAGGTAAGCCGCGACGGGCGCAGGATCTACCTGACCAACTCCCTGTACATCGCATGGGACGAGCAGCTGTATCCAGAGGGAATCCGGGGCTGGACTACAAAGATCAACGCATCGCCTGACGGCGGTATGGAAGTCGACCCCGACTTCTTCATGGACTTCGGAGACGAGCGTCCACACCAGATCAGGCTGGAAGGCGGAGACTCCTCTTCCGACTCGTTCTGCTACCCGGACTAG